One part of the Streptomyces sp. NBC_00286 genome encodes these proteins:
- the katG gene encoding catalase/peroxidase HPI — MAENPDAIVTDPKAEGAGGCPVAHGRALHPTQGGGNRQWWPERLNLKILAKNPAVANPLGEEFDYAEAFKNLDLAAVKQDIAEVLTSSQDWWPADFGNYGPLMIRMAWHSAGTYRISDGRGGAGAGQQRFAPLNSWPDNGNLDKARRLLWPVKKKYGQNISWADLMILTGNVALEQMGFETFGFAGGREDVWEPEEDVYWGPETTWLDDQRYSGDRELENPLGAVQMGLIYVNPEGPNGNPDPIAAARDIRETFRRMAMNDEETVALIAGGHTFGKTHGAGPADAVGNDPEAASMEEMGLGWKSTHGTGKGGDAITSGLEVTWTETPTQWSNNFFKNLFEYEYELTQSPAGANQWVAKNAEAIIPDAHDPSKTKLPTMLTTDLSLRFDPIYEPISRRFYENPDQFADAFARAWYKLTHRDMGPKSLYLGPEVPEETLLWQDPLPQAEGEAIDAADIASLKAKLLDSGLTVSQLVSTAWASASTFRGSDKRGGANGARIRLEPQRSWEANDPDQLATVLRTLEGIQQEFNSGAKKVSLADLIVLGGSAAVEKAAKDAGHDIEVPFTPGRVDATEEHTDAESFAALEPNADGFRNYQGKANRLPAEYLLLDRANLLTLSAPEMTVLVGGLRVLGANHQQSQLGVLTETPGKLTNDFFANLLDLGTTWKSTSADQTTFEGRDAATGEVKWTGTRADLVFGSNSELRALAEVYASDDAKAKFVQDFVEAWVKVMNLDRFDLV; from the coding sequence ATGGCCGAGAACCCCGACGCAATCGTCACCGATCCCAAGGCGGAGGGCGCGGGCGGCTGCCCGGTCGCGCACGGGCGTGCCCTGCACCCGACGCAGGGTGGCGGCAACCGCCAGTGGTGGCCGGAGCGGCTCAACCTGAAGATCCTTGCCAAGAACCCCGCCGTGGCCAACCCGCTGGGCGAGGAGTTCGACTACGCCGAGGCGTTCAAGAACCTCGACCTGGCCGCGGTGAAACAGGACATCGCCGAGGTGCTCACCAGCTCGCAGGACTGGTGGCCCGCCGACTTCGGCAACTACGGCCCGCTGATGATCCGTATGGCCTGGCACAGCGCCGGCACCTACCGCATCAGCGACGGCCGTGGCGGCGCCGGCGCCGGTCAGCAGCGTTTCGCCCCGCTCAACAGCTGGCCGGACAACGGCAACCTGGACAAGGCGCGCCGTCTGCTCTGGCCGGTCAAGAAGAAGTACGGCCAGAACATCTCCTGGGCCGACCTCATGATCCTCACCGGCAATGTCGCCCTGGAGCAGATGGGCTTCGAGACCTTCGGCTTCGCCGGCGGCCGTGAGGACGTATGGGAGCCCGAGGAGGACGTGTACTGGGGCCCCGAGACCACCTGGCTCGACGACCAGCGCTACAGCGGTGACCGCGAGCTGGAGAACCCCCTCGGCGCCGTCCAGATGGGCCTCATCTACGTCAACCCGGAGGGCCCGAACGGCAACCCGGACCCGATCGCCGCGGCCCGCGACATCCGTGAGACGTTCCGCCGCATGGCGATGAACGACGAGGAGACGGTCGCCCTGATCGCGGGCGGTCACACCTTCGGCAAGACCCACGGTGCGGGCCCGGCGGACGCCGTCGGCAACGACCCCGAGGCCGCCTCCATGGAGGAGATGGGCCTGGGCTGGAAGAGCACCCACGGCACCGGCAAGGGCGGCGACGCCATCACCTCCGGCCTGGAGGTCACGTGGACGGAAACGCCCACGCAGTGGAGCAACAACTTCTTCAAGAACCTCTTCGAGTACGAGTACGAGCTCACCCAGAGCCCGGCCGGCGCGAACCAGTGGGTGGCGAAGAACGCCGAGGCGATCATCCCCGACGCGCACGACCCGTCGAAGACGAAGCTCCCGACGATGCTCACCACCGACCTGTCGCTGCGCTTCGACCCGATCTACGAGCCGATCTCGCGCCGCTTCTACGAGAACCCCGACCAGTTCGCGGACGCCTTCGCCCGCGCCTGGTACAAGCTGACCCACCGCGACATGGGCCCGAAGTCCCTGTACCTCGGCCCGGAGGTCCCCGAGGAGACCCTGCTCTGGCAGGACCCGCTGCCGCAGGCCGAGGGTGAGGCCATCGACGCCGCGGACATCGCGTCCCTCAAGGCCAAGCTCCTCGACTCGGGTCTGACCGTCTCGCAGCTGGTCAGCACCGCGTGGGCGTCGGCCTCGACGTTCCGCGGCAGCGACAAGCGCGGCGGCGCCAACGGTGCGCGCATCCGCCTGGAGCCGCAGCGCAGCTGGGAGGCCAACGACCCCGACCAGCTCGCGACGGTCCTGCGCACCCTCGAGGGCATCCAGCAGGAGTTCAACTCCGGCGCCAAGAAGGTCTCCCTGGCCGACCTGATCGTGCTCGGCGGCTCTGCTGCCGTGGAGAAGGCCGCCAAGGACGCCGGTCACGACATCGAGGTGCCCTTCACCCCGGGTCGTGTCGACGCGACGGAGGAGCACACCGACGCGGAGTCCTTCGCCGCGCTGGAGCCCAACGCCGACGGCTTCCGCAACTACCAGGGCAAGGCCAACCGCCTGCCGGCCGAGTACCTGCTGCTCGACCGGGCCAACCTGCTCACGCTGAGCGCCCCCGAGATGACGGTCCTCGTCGGTGGCCTGCGCGTCCTGGGCGCCAACCACCAGCAGTCGCAGCTCGGCGTGCTCACCGAGACGCCCGGCAAGCTGACGAACGACTTCTTCGCGAACCTGCTCGACCTGGGTACGACGTGGAAGTCGACGTCCGCCGACCAGACCACGTTCGAGGGGCGCGACGCCGCCACGGGCGAGGTCAAGTGGACGGGCACCCGCGCCGACCTCGTCTTCGGCTCGAACTCCGAGCTGCGTGCGCTCGCCGAGGTCTACGCGAGCGACGACGCGAAGGCGAAGTTCGTACAGGACTTCGTCGAGGCGTGGGTCAAGGTCATGAACCTGGACCGATTCGACCTCGTCTGA
- a CDS encoding Fur family transcriptional regulator produces MTASQTPSTADELRGVGLRVTAGRVALLETVRRGDHLGVEAIASGVRDRLGQVSLQAVYEGLHALVAAGLVRRIELPGSPARFEGRVGDNHHHLVCRSCGVLADVDCAVGHAPCLTASDDRGFSVDEAEVIYWGVCPDCSTPRGT; encoded by the coding sequence ATGACCGCCTCCCAGACCCCGAGCACCGCCGATGAGCTGCGCGGTGTCGGTCTGCGGGTGACGGCCGGCCGTGTCGCGTTGCTGGAGACCGTTCGCCGTGGTGATCACCTCGGTGTCGAGGCGATCGCCTCCGGGGTGCGCGATCGGCTGGGCCAGGTCTCCCTGCAGGCCGTGTACGAGGGGCTGCACGCGCTCGTCGCGGCGGGCCTCGTACGCCGTATCGAACTGCCCGGCAGCCCGGCCCGGTTCGAGGGGCGTGTCGGGGACAACCATCACCACCTCGTGTGCCGGTCGTGCGGTGTCCTCGCCGACGTCGACTGCGCGGTGGGCCATGCCCCCTGCCTCACCGCATCCGACGACCGGGGCTTCTCGGTCGACGAGGCCGAGGTCATCTACTGGGGCGTGTGCCCCGACTGTTCCACCCCCCGCGGTACCTGA
- a CDS encoding MarR family winged helix-turn-helix transcriptional regulator encodes MAAPQKTRRPDALTLEVVDLIGTVVARYHEEYDDAAAEHALTGAQARLLSLLSLEPLPMRRLAQKLKCEPSNVTGIVDRLESRGLVERRPDPGDRRVKLAAVTDEGRRVARGLRESLHFAREPLAELSRDERLALRDLLLRMLGGAS; translated from the coding sequence ATGGCCGCCCCGCAGAAGACCCGCCGTCCCGATGCCCTGACCTTGGAGGTCGTCGACCTCATCGGCACGGTGGTGGCTCGCTACCACGAGGAGTACGACGACGCTGCCGCTGAGCATGCGCTGACCGGGGCGCAGGCTCGGTTGCTGAGCCTGCTCTCGTTGGAGCCTTTGCCCATGCGACGACTGGCCCAGAAGCTCAAGTGTGAGCCTTCGAATGTGACAGGGATAGTGGATCGGCTGGAGTCGCGCGGGCTGGTCGAGCGGCGGCCCGATCCTGGCGACCGCCGGGTGAAGCTGGCGGCGGTCACCGATGAAGGGCGACGGGTCGCCCGGGGGCTTCGTGAGTCGCTGCACTTTGCGCGGGAGCCGTTGGCGGAGTTGTCTCGGGATGAGCGACTGGCTTTGCGGGACTTGCTTCTGCGGATGCTGGGCGGCGCATCCTGA